A genomic segment from Chitinophaga flava encodes:
- the glmS gene encoding glutamine--fructose-6-phosphate transaminase (isomerizing): MCGIVAYIGHREAYPVVLKGLKRLEYRGYDSAGVAIINDGLQVYKKKDKVAALEEYASSYDMRSSIAIGHTRWATHGEPCDRNAHPHLSGDGKLSMVHNGIIENYVQLKQELSKKGHVFQSDTDTEVLLHFIEEIKQQNQCPLEEALRIALKRVVGAYVIVLIDADNPDTLIAARKGSPLVIGVGKGEHFLASDASPIVEYTKEVVYVNDYEIAIIKADELILKNISNERQTPYIQKLDIELAAIEKGGYAHFMLKEIFEQPQTIFDSLRGRLDAKKGTLTMGGIREYAETLSKAQRIIIVACGTSWHAGLIAEYMIEELCRIPVEVEYASEFRYRNPVVGPGDVIIAVSQSGETADTLVAIEAAKEKGAIILGICNVVGSSIARMSHAGAYTHAGPEIGVASTKAFTAQLAVLCLVGLKIASEKGSITQQRFQYLLDELEQISDKVATALTLDDQVKQIAAKYKDARDFLYLGRGYNFPVALEGALKLKEISYIHAEGYPAAEMKHGPIALVDENLPVVIVATKDSYYEKIVSNIQEIKARKGKVIAVVTEGDQTIPPMADDVIFVPSADELVAPIISVIPLQLLAYHIGVLKGFDVDKPRNLAKSVTVE, encoded by the coding sequence ATGTGTGGAATTGTAGCTTACATCGGGCACAGAGAAGCATACCCGGTAGTATTGAAAGGCCTTAAAAGACTGGAATACCGCGGTTACGACAGCGCAGGCGTAGCCATTATCAACGACGGACTTCAGGTATACAAGAAAAAAGACAAAGTAGCGGCATTGGAAGAGTACGCATCCAGTTATGATATGCGCAGCTCCATTGCCATCGGACATACCCGCTGGGCCACACACGGAGAGCCTTGCGACCGTAATGCCCACCCCCACCTTTCCGGTGACGGAAAACTTTCCATGGTACATAACGGCATCATCGAAAACTATGTACAACTGAAGCAGGAGCTGAGCAAAAAAGGACATGTTTTTCAAAGTGATACCGACACAGAAGTGTTGCTGCATTTCATCGAAGAGATCAAACAACAGAACCAGTGCCCGCTGGAGGAAGCCCTCCGCATTGCTTTAAAAAGAGTAGTGGGCGCCTATGTGATTGTACTGATCGATGCAGACAACCCTGATACACTCATCGCCGCCCGTAAAGGCAGCCCGCTGGTAATAGGCGTAGGCAAAGGCGAGCACTTCCTCGCTTCCGACGCCTCCCCTATTGTGGAATACACGAAAGAAGTAGTGTATGTCAATGACTACGAGATCGCCATCATCAAAGCCGACGAGCTGATCCTGAAAAATATCTCCAACGAAAGGCAGACTCCTTACATACAAAAGCTGGACATCGAGCTGGCCGCTATTGAAAAAGGTGGTTATGCCCATTTTATGCTCAAAGAGATTTTTGAGCAGCCACAAACAATTTTTGATAGTCTGCGTGGTCGTCTGGATGCTAAAAAAGGTACGCTTACCATGGGTGGTATCCGTGAATACGCGGAAACCCTCAGCAAGGCCCAACGCATTATTATCGTGGCCTGTGGCACCTCCTGGCATGCCGGCCTTATCGCTGAATATATGATCGAGGAACTATGCCGCATACCCGTGGAAGTGGAATACGCTTCTGAGTTCCGCTACCGCAATCCGGTAGTAGGCCCTGGTGATGTGATCATAGCCGTATCGCAGTCGGGCGAAACAGCTGATACGCTGGTAGCCATTGAAGCTGCCAAAGAAAAAGGTGCTATCATTCTCGGCATCTGTAACGTAGTAGGTTCTTCCATTGCGCGCATGTCTCACGCTGGCGCCTATACGCACGCAGGCCCTGAAATCGGTGTAGCCAGTACAAAAGCATTCACCGCACAGCTGGCAGTACTCTGCCTCGTAGGGCTAAAGATAGCGTCAGAAAAAGGCTCCATCACCCAACAACGTTTCCAGTACCTGCTCGATGAGCTGGAACAGATATCCGATAAAGTAGCGACTGCTCTTACACTCGATGACCAGGTAAAACAGATAGCTGCGAAATATAAAGATGCGCGTGACTTCCTGTATCTGGGCCGTGGCTACAACTTCCCCGTTGCCCTGGAAGGCGCACTGAAACTGAAAGAGATCTCTTACATCCACGCCGAAGGTTATCCTGCGGCAGAGATGAAACACGGTCCTATCGCACTGGTAGATGAAAACCTGCCGGTAGTGATTGTGGCTACCAAAGACAGCTACTACGAAAAAATTGTTTCCAACATACAGGAAATAAAAGCCCGCAAAGGCAAAGTGATCGCCGTTGTAACAGAAGGCGATCAAACCATTCCTCCCATGGCAGACGATGTTATTTTTGTACCTTCAGCGGATGAACTGGTTGCTCCGATTATCTCCGTTATACCTCTGCAATTACTCGCCTACCACATCGGCGTATTAAAAGGGTTTGACGTTGATAAACCGAGGAACCTCGCCAAGAGTGTGACTGTTGAATAA
- a CDS encoding DNA-3-methyladenine glycosylase I — protein sequence MGTIATEKSRCGWSLKDQLYKDYHDNEWGKPSHDDRHLFELLCLEGAQAGLSWHTVLVKRENYRKAFDNWDAKKIAKYDEKKVAKLLENEGIIRNKLKVNSVISNAKAFLAVQQEFGSFDHYIWSFVKHQPIVNNFKTLQEVPAKTAISDAMSKDLLKRGFKFVGSTICYAYMQATGMVNDHVTTCWTRKP from the coding sequence ATGGGAACTATAGCCACCGAAAAAAGCCGATGCGGCTGGAGTCTTAAAGATCAATTGTACAAAGATTATCACGACAACGAATGGGGAAAACCCAGTCATGATGATCGCCACCTCTTTGAACTGCTATGCCTTGAAGGCGCACAAGCCGGACTGAGCTGGCACACTGTACTGGTCAAAAGAGAAAACTACCGCAAAGCATTTGATAACTGGGACGCTAAAAAGATCGCTAAGTACGACGAAAAAAAGGTGGCAAAACTACTGGAGAATGAAGGAATCATCCGTAACAAACTAAAGGTCAATTCCGTCATTTCCAATGCCAAAGCTTTTCTGGCCGTGCAACAGGAATTCGGTTCCTTCGACCATTACATCTGGTCATTTGTCAAACATCAGCCTATCGTCAACAATTTCAAAACCTTGCAGGAAGTACCCGCTAAAACAGCTATCTCCGACGCCATGAGCAAAGACCTGCTCAAACGCGGATTTAAGTTTGTAGGCTCTACTATCTGTTACGCCTATATGCAGGCAACAGGGATGGTGAATGATCATGTGACAACATGCTGGACAAGGAAACCGTAA
- a CDS encoding DUF4954 family protein, with the protein MNNIKKKPLSELGYNFIETPLPKGKDEYYLRNEQWNRQDHYRRLLAHEVEALVRNDNSSDDWNNIFVSNEFNPQLVQHCHFFGMVRIGKLEPYYLEFHNLRLPVGLYNSTICACDFGDNVVVHNVNYLSHYILGNEVIVANVNEMATTDYAKFGNGILKDGEQESGRIQLELCNENGGRSVMPFDGMLPGDAYLWTRYRDDQQLQQQFKAFTEKQFDKRRGYYGMVGDRTVIKNCKIIKDVTIGTDAYLKGANKLKNLTINSASDAASQIGEGCELVNGIIGYGCRVFYGVKAVRFVMASHSQLKYGARLINSYLGNNATISCCEVLNSLIFPAHEQHHNNSFLCAALIMGQSNMAAGATIGSNHNSRGADGEVIAGRGFWPGLCVSLKHNSKFATFTLISKGNYMSELHINIPFSLVLNDEHDNRLKVMPGYWFMHNMYAIARNSWKYVDRDKRTDKTQYIEYDFLAPDSIEEMFEGLGIMEAAVGKAWFALPDNTPKKELTEKDIRKKGKELLLQQPEVVAQLTILATGMENSSREVQLLKVHKAYAIFRELIVFYGIKNIITTNKPSFLALQAAIKTAKRSEWHNIGGQLMKEETVNTLKQKIKKNKISGWPQLHEAYVAIGKEYSSDKLQHAVASLLEIKEVSLKNFTPALLAEWLEDSTRTMEWITHNIRHSREKDYKNPFRQMAYENADEMDIVLGSLEHNTFINETLNELGEYKNRVRKIINEWEL; encoded by the coding sequence ATGAACAACATCAAAAAAAAGCCTCTATCCGAACTGGGGTACAACTTTATTGAGACCCCGTTGCCCAAAGGTAAAGACGAATACTACCTGCGTAATGAACAATGGAACCGGCAGGATCATTACAGAAGACTGCTGGCCCATGAAGTAGAAGCACTGGTACGAAACGACAACAGCTCCGACGACTGGAACAATATTTTTGTTTCCAATGAATTTAATCCTCAGCTGGTGCAGCACTGCCACTTTTTTGGCATGGTACGCATCGGCAAACTGGAACCGTACTATCTGGAATTTCACAACCTGCGGCTGCCGGTAGGACTGTACAACAGCACTATCTGCGCCTGTGATTTCGGAGATAATGTAGTCGTACATAATGTCAACTACCTGTCTCATTATATCCTGGGCAACGAGGTGATTGTAGCCAATGTAAATGAAATGGCCACCACCGACTATGCCAAATTCGGGAATGGTATTTTAAAAGATGGTGAACAGGAAAGTGGTCGTATACAGCTGGAGCTGTGCAACGAAAACGGTGGCAGAAGTGTTATGCCCTTCGACGGCATGCTCCCCGGTGATGCTTATCTCTGGACACGCTACCGCGACGATCAGCAGCTGCAACAGCAGTTCAAAGCCTTTACTGAAAAACAGTTTGATAAACGACGCGGCTACTACGGTATGGTAGGTGATCGTACCGTGATCAAAAACTGTAAGATCATTAAAGATGTTACCATCGGCACGGATGCCTATCTTAAAGGCGCCAACAAACTGAAGAACCTTACCATCAACAGTGCCAGCGATGCCGCTTCCCAGATCGGGGAAGGATGCGAACTGGTGAATGGTATCATCGGTTACGGATGCCGGGTGTTTTATGGTGTGAAAGCTGTGCGTTTTGTGATGGCTTCCCATTCACAGCTGAAATATGGTGCACGGCTGATCAACTCCTATCTGGGTAACAACGCCACTATCTCCTGCTGCGAAGTATTGAATTCACTGATCTTTCCAGCACATGAACAGCACCACAACAACTCTTTCCTGTGCGCGGCGCTGATCATGGGGCAAAGCAATATGGCCGCCGGCGCTACTATCGGCTCCAACCACAACTCACGCGGAGCAGATGGTGAAGTCATTGCCGGCAGAGGCTTCTGGCCCGGCCTCTGCGTAAGCCTCAAACACAATTCAAAGTTTGCCACCTTTACCCTCATCTCCAAAGGGAATTATATGTCAGAACTACATATCAATATCCCTTTCAGCCTCGTACTCAACGATGAACATGACAACCGGCTCAAAGTAATGCCCGGCTACTGGTTCATGCACAACATGTACGCGATTGCCCGCAACTCCTGGAAATACGTAGACCGGGACAAACGGACAGACAAAACACAATACATTGAGTACGATTTTCTGGCACCCGATTCTATAGAAGAGATGTTTGAGGGACTGGGTATCATGGAAGCAGCCGTAGGAAAAGCCTGGTTCGCCCTTCCGGATAACACACCTAAAAAGGAACTAACGGAGAAGGATATACGTAAAAAAGGAAAAGAGCTATTACTGCAACAACCGGAAGTAGTAGCACAACTGACCATACTGGCCACCGGTATGGAAAACAGTTCCCGCGAGGTACAGCTGCTAAAAGTACACAAAGCCTATGCTATCTTCCGCGAGCTGATCGTTTTTTACGGTATCAAAAATATCATCACTACCAACAAACCATCTTTCCTGGCTTTACAGGCTGCTATCAAAACAGCTAAACGCAGCGAATGGCACAACATTGGCGGACAGCTGATGAAAGAGGAAACGGTGAATACGCTCAAACAGAAGATCAAAAAAAATAAGATCTCCGGCTGGCCACAATTGCACGAAGCTTATGTTGCCATTGGTAAGGAATACTCATCAGACAAACTACAACATGCCGTAGCCAGTTTATTGGAAATAAAAGAGGTATCTTTGAAAAACTTTACCCCGGCGCTACTGGCTGAATGGCTGGAAGACTCTACCCGCACCATGGAATGGATCACACACAACATTCGTCATTCCCGCGAGAAAGATTATAAAAACCCCTTCCGCCAGATGGCATATGAGAATGCTGATGAGATGGATATCGTACTGGGTAGCCTGGAACATAACACCTTCATCAATGAAACACTGAACGAGCTGGGTGAGTATAAAAACCGTGTGAGAAAAATCATCAATGAATGGGAACTATAG